One genomic region from Sphingobacterium multivorum encodes:
- a CDS encoding ROK family protein, giving the protein MGGEILRILYYRPMQPIADIANSLSKSIPSVTKQINDLLTRNVVVEKGYAASTGGRKAIQYMLNENLQQSIISVSIDQFYTSISSSNLKAETISSQNNIPIDLRDKKATESILEALNNFIISNQINITQVIGIGISMPGFVDSETGLNESYNEDSPLYNIRKLFEQKFKVPAIIDNDSRCIALAERKFGEAKDSSHSLVINLNWGVGLGILINDDIFKGTSGYAGEFSHIPLSDTLTLCSCGKRGCLEVEASISAAIRNTERDIKNGEYSIYDKLAHEHINKIDALIEAVQIGDQVAINNIGKVGYLLGKGISTLIHILNPDKIIISGRGAEIGDILAPHIQVAINEYSIPKISRKTTLAISTLHKRAQQKGTTALVIEKYITNIIN; this is encoded by the coding sequence ATGGGCGGCGAAATTTTGAGAATTTTGTATTACAGGCCGATGCAACCGATTGCAGATATTGCAAACTCTTTATCGAAAAGCATCCCCTCTGTCACCAAACAGATCAATGATCTTTTGACACGAAATGTTGTTGTCGAAAAAGGTTATGCAGCATCCACAGGTGGAAGAAAAGCTATACAATACATGCTTAATGAAAATTTACAGCAAAGTATTATTAGCGTGTCTATCGATCAATTCTATACATCCATATCTTCCTCAAATCTCAAGGCTGAAACAATTTCGTCGCAAAATAATATTCCAATCGACCTTAGAGATAAGAAGGCAACGGAGTCCATTCTGGAAGCATTGAACAATTTCATCATTTCCAACCAGATCAACATTACACAAGTAATCGGTATTGGAATAAGTATGCCTGGTTTTGTTGATTCGGAAACAGGTCTCAATGAATCGTACAATGAAGATTCACCCTTATATAACATTCGAAAACTATTTGAGCAAAAATTTAAGGTTCCGGCCATCATTGACAATGACTCACGTTGTATCGCCCTCGCGGAACGGAAATTTGGTGAAGCAAAAGATTCATCCCACTCGCTCGTGATCAATCTAAACTGGGGTGTAGGCTTAGGAATACTCATCAATGATGATATCTTCAAGGGAACATCAGGTTATGCCGGCGAATTCAGCCATATTCCACTTTCCGATACATTAACCTTATGCTCATGTGGCAAACGCGGCTGTCTTGAAGTCGAAGCTTCCATTAGTGCAGCCATTCGAAATACCGAGCGGGATATAAAGAATGGAGAATATTCCATTTATGATAAACTGGCCCATGAACACATCAATAAAATCGACGCATTAATTGAAGCCGTCCAAATCGGAGATCAGGTAGCAATCAACAACATTGGGAAAGTTGGCTATTTACTTGGCAAGGGAATTTCGACGTTAATACACATCCTCAATCCGGATAAAATAATCATCAGTGGCCGTGGTGCAGAAATTGGGGATATTCTGGCGCCTCATATTCAAGTGGCCATTAATGAATATAGCATTCCGAAGATTTCAAGGAAGACAACATTGGCAATTTCCACACTGCATAAAAGGGCACAACAAAAGGGGACAACTGCCTTAGTCATCGAAAAATATATTACTAACATAATTAACTAA